From Cotesia glomerata isolate CgM1 linkage group LG2, MPM_Cglom_v2.3, whole genome shotgun sequence, a single genomic window includes:
- the LOC123258957 gene encoding uncharacterized protein LOC123258957: MYAKIETERLNWIRNNQKKLRSEEYVLLKDALTKNDGQSSTIGKMVVLPSSFTGGPRYIHERTQDAMTYVRHYGRPDLFITFTCNPKWPEITELLRQGQKSHDRHDIVARVFNVKVKHMMKLLTVGSIFGKTKCHMYTIEWQKRGLPHVHILLWLEEKIRSESVDQIISAELPDPNLDPDLFEIIKSTMIHGPCETVTGDDGYPQYRRQSPADGGMKITLNGVEVDNRWVVPYNPVLSRTFKAHINVEYYNSVKSIKYICNYLNKRSDRAAFTVEDFDEVKKYQAGRYISSSEAVWRILCFSIHDRFPSVMHLAVHLENGQRVYFTEGNVIDKVVNSPKTTLMAFVELCNCDNFAKTLFYFEVPAYYVWKNNHFERRKKGK; this comes from the exons ATGTATGCCAAAATTGAGACTGAACGACTTAACTGGATCCGTAATAACCAAAAAAAGCTGAGAAGTGAGGAATATGTTCTTTTAAAGGATGCTTTGACGAAAAATGATGGACAATCATCAACTATCGGAAAAATGGTTGTGTTACCTTCTTCTTTTACTGGTGGACCCCGTTATATTCATGAGCGAACTCAGGATGCAATGACATATGTTCGACATTATGGACGGCCAGATTTGTTTATTACTTTCACCTGCAATCCCAAGTGGCCAGAAATAACAGAGCTTTTGCGTCAAGGTCAAAAATCACATGATCGACATGACATTGTAGCGAGAGTTTTTAATGTAAAAGTAAAACATATGATGAAGCTTCTTACAGTGGGTAGTATTTTTGGTAAAACAAAATGTCATATGTACACTATCGAATGGCAGAAACGTGGACTTCCTCATGTTCACATTCTACTGTGgttggaagaaaaaataagaTCTGAGTCTGTTGACCAAATTATAAGCGCTGAATTACCTGATCCTAACCTAGATCCAGATCTTTTTGAAATCATAAAATCAACCATGATTCATGGTCCATGTG aaactgTCACTGGAGACGATGGCTATCCTCAGTATCGCAGACAATCTCCAGCAGATGGTGGAATGAAAATAACCCTTAACGGAGTTGAAGTTGACAATAGATGGGTAGTCCCGTACAATCCCGTTCTGTCCCGTACTTTTAAAGCTCATATTAATGTGGaatattataattctgttaAGTCTATTAAATACATTTGTAACTACCTTAATAAAAGATCTGACCGAGCAGCGTTTACCGTTGAGGATTTTGATGAGGTGAAAAAGTACCAAGCAGGACGTTACATTAGTAGTTCTGAAGCGGTTTGGCGCATACTTTGTTTTTCTATTCATGACAGATTTCCTTCTGTCATGCATCTTGCTGTACATCTTGAAAACGGTCAACGAGTTTACTTCACAGAAGGAAATGTAATTGATAAAGTTGTTAATTCACCAAAGACAACTCTAATGGCTTTTGTTGAACTTTGCAACTGTGATAATTTTGCAAAAACTCTTTTTTACTTTGAAGTTCCGGCTTACTATGTATGGAAGAACAACCACTTTGAAAGGCGGAAAAAAGGTAAGTAG